Proteins encoded by one window of Vitis vinifera cultivar Pinot Noir 40024 chromosome 10, ASM3070453v1:
- the LOC104880590 gene encoding probable leucine-rich repeat receptor-like protein kinase At1g35710: MEWCSINPCRVLVVSVVLLSYNMLLISSPPAAAAATTDAQVEAEAEALRNSTWWWYMENTTSHHCTWDGITCNREGRVIQITYLDYYNPRYKLSQLKFSSFPSLLHLNLSHSYIYGHIPDDIGTLTKLTYLRISYCALDGELPVSLGNLTLLEELDLSLNGLSGAIPSSLGYLKNLIHLHLSYNYLSGAIPSSLGYLKNLIHLDLSYNYLSGAIPSSIGYLKNLIHLDLGSNSLSSVIPSSLGSLTNLEYLYLNFNRINGSIPSEIGNLKNLVQLSLSHNALLGTIPSSLGNLINLTYFHLIDNQIQGLIPLSFGNLTNLTHLYLRYNQINGSIPPVIWNLKNLIHLRLDHNNLTGVIPSLGYLIHLNVFNIRRNRIRGHIPSKIGNLNNLTSLDLSDNLIDGKIPSQLQNLKSLESLNLSHNKLSGHIPPLSIYIHKGSSIDFSHNDFEGHIPHELQFVYPPRVFGHNKGLCGEREGLPHCKRGHKTILIISLSTILFLSFVALGILLLSRKTRRNQTKATSTKNGDIFSVWNYDGKIAYEDIIEATEDFDIKYCIGTGGYGSVYKAQLPTGNVVALKKLHGWERDEATYLKSFQNEVQVLSKIQHRNIIKLHGYCLHKRCMFLIYKYMERGSLYCVLSNEVEALELDWIKRVNVIKSIVHALCYMHHDSTPPIIHRDVSSNNILLDFKLDAFLSDFGTARLLHPDSSNQTLLAGTYGYIAPELAYTMAVTEKCDVYSFGVVALETMMGKHPREVFTLLSSSSAQNIMLTDILDSRLPSPQDRQVARDVVLVVWLALKCIHSNPRSRPTMQHISSKLLIQSPFLEPFHGISLWQLNIQEI, translated from the exons ATGGAGTGGTGTTCCATTAATCCTTGTAGGGTGTTGGTGGTTTCAGTGGTATTGTTATCATATAACATGCTCTTGATCTCATCACCtcctgctgctgctgctgctacaACTGACGCACAGGTGGAGGCTGAGGCCGAGGCTCTCCGCAACTCCACTTGGTGGTGGTACATGGAAAACACTACTTCTCATCATTGCACATGGGACGGCATCACCTGCAACAGGGAAGGACGTGTTATTCAGATTACCTATTTAGATTACTATAACCCACGGTATAAGCTTAGCCAGTTGAAGTTTTCTTCATTTCCCAGCCTCCTCCATCTCAACCTTAGCCATTCTTACATCTATGGTCACATCCCAGATGATATAGGTACGCTTACAAAACTCACTTACCTCCGTATCTCTTATTGTGCACTTGATGGTGAGCTACCTGTTTCACTGGGTAACCTCACTCTATTAGAGGAATTGGATTTGAGTCTTAACGGTCTCTCTGGTGCCATCCCTTCCTCTCTTGGATATTTGAAGAATCTTATTCATTTGCATTTGAGTTATAATTACCTCTCTGGTGCCATCCCTTCCTCTCTTGGATATTTGAAGAATCTTATTCATTTGGATTTGAGTTATAATTACCTCTCTGGTGCCATCCCTTCCTCTATTGGATATTTGAAGAATCTGATTCATTTGGATTTGGGTTCTAACTCTCTTTCCAGTGTCATTCCTTCCTCTCTTGGAAGTTTAACCAACCTGGAATACTTGTACCTTAATTTCAATCGAATCAACGGTTCCATCCCTTctgaaattgggaatttaaaaaatttggttcAATTGTCCTTGAGTCATAATGCCCTTCTTGGTACTATTCCTTCATCTTTGGGTAATCTTATCAATTTGACTTATTTCCATCTCATCGACAATCAAATCCAGGGTCTCATCCCCTTGTCATTTGGTAATCTTACCAATTTGACTCATTTGTATCTTCGTTATAATCAAATCAATGGTTCCATCCCTCCTGTAATTTGGAATCTGAAGAATTTAATTCATCTCAGATTGGATCACAACAACCTTACCGGTGTTATTCCTTCTTTGGGCTATCTCATTCATTTAAATGTGTTCAACATTCGTAGAAATCGAATCAGAGGTCACATTCCTTCTAAGATAGGAAATTTGAATAATCTGACTAGCCTCGACCTTAGTGATAACTTGATCGATGGAAAGATACCTTCCCAGCTCCAAAATTTGAAGAGTTTAGAAAGCTTGAACCTCTCCCACAATAAACTCTCGGGTCACATTCCTCCTCTTTCTATATATATCCACAAAGGGTCATCCATTGATTTTTCACACAATGATTTTGAGGGTCATATACCCCATGAATTGCAGTTTGTATATCCACCAAGGGTTTTTGGCCACAATAAAGGTTTATGTGGTGAAAGGGAAGGCTTGCCTCATTGCAAAAGAGGACACAAAACTATTCTCATCATTTCTTTATCTACCatcttgtttctttcttttgtggCCCTTGGGATTCTCTTGCTTTCACGGAAGACAAGAAGAAATCAAACCAAGGCAACTTCGACAAAAAATGGAGATATATTTTCAGTGTGGAACTATGATGGTAAGATTGCTTATGAAGATATCATTGAAGCAACAGAAGATTTCGATATCAAATATTGCATAGGTACTGGAGGTTATGGCAGTGTTTACAAGGCTCAATTGCCTACAGGTAATGTGGTAGCCTTGAAAAAGCTTCATGGATGGGAAAGAGATGAGGCAACATActtgaaaagttttcaaaatgaGGTGCAGGTTTTGTCAAAAATACAACATCGGAATATCATAAAACTTCACGGCTATTGTCTGCACAAAAGATGCATGTTTTTGATTTACAAGTACATGGAAAGAGGAAGCTTATACTGTGTATTGAGCAATGAAGTTGAAGCTTTGGAATTGGATTGGATTAAAAGGGTGAATGTAATCAAAAGCATAGTCCATGCTTTATGTTACATGCATCATGACTCTACTCCACCCATTATTCATAGGGATGTATCAAGtaacaatattcttttggactTTAAACTGGACGCTTTTCTATCTGATTTTGGCACTGCTAGACTGCTACATCCTGATTCATCCAATCAAACTCTTCTTGCAGGCACTTATGGTTACATAGCACCAG AGCTTGCCTACACTATGGCTGTGACGGAAAAATGTGATGTTTACAGCTTTGGAGTGGTAGCGCTTGAGACAATGATGGGAAAGCATCCGAGAGAAGTTTTCACCTTATTGTCTTCCTCATCAGCTCAAAACATAATGCTCACCGACATATTAGATTCACGTCTACCATCTCCTCAAGATCGACAAGTTGCTAGAGATGTAGTTCTTGTTGTGTGGTTGGCACTTAAATGCATACATTCTAATCCGAGATCTCGTCCAACAATGCAACACATCTCATCGAAGCTTCTTATTCAATCACCATTTCTTGAACCTTTTCATGGGATTTCACTTTGGCAACTGAATATTCAAGAAATATAA